Proteins encoded together in one Shewanella acanthi window:
- a CDS encoding YdcH family protein: MLGENHALVNEFAEYVDKIQQLKASHPLFATLSTRYHELDHKIRALELTKVPTDDEHFVALKLERLQLKDKLYQYLIHDAL; this comes from the coding sequence ATGCTGGGTGAAAATCATGCATTAGTGAATGAATTTGCCGAATATGTCGACAAAATACAGCAGCTCAAGGCGAGCCATCCGCTGTTTGCGACACTGTCGACGCGTTACCACGAGCTGGATCATAAAATTCGTGCATTAGAATTAACCAAAGTGCCCACCGATGATGAGCACTTTGTGGCTTTGAAATTAGAGCGACTACAACTTAAAGATAAGCTGTATCAGTACTTGATCCATGATGCGCTGTAG
- a CDS encoding efflux RND transporter permease subunit, which yields MIKAFVENGRLVSLVIALLIVAGFGAISSLPRTEDPYITNRFASVITPYPGASAERVEALVTEVLENQLRRLEEIKLIQSTSRPGISVIQLELKDSVKDTDPVWSRARDLLADGKNNLPEGAQTPTLDDQVGYAYTAILSLAWNDSSAPRIDMLNRYAKELQSRLRLLTGTDFVKLFGAPEEEILVQLDGYKMSQLQLTAATIAKILSSADSKIAAGEISNNHFKALVEVSGELDSQSRIRQVPLKVDSQGQIIRLGDIATVIRQAKSPADSIALADGEQGVFVAARMLNNTRVDIWQGQVKQLVDELNQELPANIKVNWLFEQNSYTSDRLGGLIINLLQGFVIILTVLLLTLGLRNAVIVALSLPLTVLFTLTCMKYIGLPIHQMSVTGLVVALGIMVDNAIVIVDAIAQRRQQGMGRLAAVSETLHHLWLPLAGSTITTILAFAPIVLMPGAAGEFVGGIAVSVMFALVGSYVISHTLIAGLAGRFSHEGKNDVWYQHGINVPLVSGYFQASLRFALNRPLLSALAIGVIPVVGFIASTKMTEQFFPPSDRDMFQIEVYLAPHVSLEHTLAQVKQMDSALHTLEGVLQVDWVVGGNTPSFYYNLTQRQQGATNYAQAMVKVTDFEHANALIPKLQQDFDARFPDAQVLVRKLEQGPPFNAPVELMIYGPNLDTLRDLGDEIRNVLAATPDVLHTRATLSAGAPKVWLQVNEDASLMSGLSLTDIARQIQMSTTGVIGGSVLEQTESLPIRVRLGDGSREQANRLSEIQLVTPSGQAVPLSALSHNEVQVSRGAIPRRNGQRVNTIEAYIVSGVLPAQVLGDVKAKIDAIPLPPGYRIEVGGESAKRNEAVGNLLSNIILVITLLFATVVLSFNSFRLTAIILFSAMQSAGLGLLAVFVFGYPFGFPVIIALLGLMGLAINAAIVILAELEDTPNAKGGDKEVIISTVSSCGRHISSTTITTVGGFIPLIIAGGGFWPPFAIAIAGGTLLTTLLSLVWVPTMYLLLMARKTKQENPATTAHHGSSTDTAYL from the coding sequence ATGATAAAAGCCTTTGTCGAAAATGGCCGCTTAGTCAGCCTAGTGATCGCGCTGCTGATCGTAGCAGGATTTGGGGCCATCAGCAGCCTTCCACGCACCGAAGATCCCTATATCACTAACCGTTTCGCATCAGTGATTACTCCCTATCCTGGCGCCTCAGCAGAAAGAGTTGAAGCACTCGTGACCGAAGTACTAGAGAATCAGCTACGACGGCTCGAAGAGATAAAACTCATTCAATCCACTTCAAGACCCGGTATTTCGGTCATCCAGCTTGAGTTAAAGGATTCGGTAAAAGATACCGATCCTGTATGGTCGCGTGCGCGTGATTTACTCGCCGACGGTAAAAATAATCTTCCCGAAGGCGCGCAAACGCCCACCTTAGACGACCAAGTAGGCTACGCTTATACCGCTATTTTGTCCTTAGCTTGGAACGATTCCAGTGCGCCACGCATTGACATGCTAAATCGCTATGCTAAGGAGTTACAGAGTCGTCTTAGGCTGCTCACTGGTACAGATTTCGTCAAACTCTTCGGTGCGCCAGAGGAAGAAATCCTAGTTCAATTAGATGGATACAAGATGAGTCAGTTACAACTGACCGCAGCCACCATCGCCAAAATCCTAAGTAGCGCCGACAGTAAAATTGCCGCAGGTGAAATCAGTAATAATCACTTTAAGGCCTTAGTCGAAGTCTCGGGGGAGCTAGACTCCCAAAGCCGCATTCGCCAAGTGCCGTTAAAGGTCGATTCACAGGGGCAAATTATTCGCCTCGGTGATATTGCTACCGTCATCCGTCAGGCGAAGTCCCCTGCCGATAGCATCGCCCTTGCCGACGGCGAGCAGGGGGTATTTGTTGCCGCTCGCATGTTGAATAATACCCGCGTAGATATTTGGCAAGGTCAGGTTAAACAGTTAGTCGATGAACTTAATCAAGAGCTACCCGCCAATATCAAGGTTAATTGGCTATTTGAGCAAAACAGTTATACAAGCGACAGACTCGGCGGCCTTATCATCAATTTGCTGCAGGGCTTTGTGATTATTCTCACCGTGCTTCTGTTAACACTCGGACTTCGCAATGCGGTGATTGTTGCCCTGTCGTTGCCCTTAACAGTGCTGTTCACCCTCACATGCATGAAATACATTGGCCTGCCCATTCATCAAATGTCAGTGACAGGCTTAGTGGTTGCCCTTGGGATCATGGTTGATAATGCCATTGTTATTGTCGATGCTATCGCCCAGCGCCGCCAGCAGGGGATGGGCCGACTTGCCGCAGTAAGTGAGACCTTACATCACCTGTGGTTACCGCTTGCAGGCTCCACCATCACCACCATTTTAGCCTTCGCTCCCATAGTACTTATGCCTGGTGCTGCGGGTGAATTCGTTGGTGGCATTGCCGTATCGGTCATGTTTGCCTTGGTTGGATCCTATGTGATTTCCCACACCCTAATTGCTGGACTTGCGGGCCGTTTTAGCCACGAAGGCAAAAACGATGTTTGGTATCAACACGGGATCAATGTACCTCTAGTAAGTGGTTACTTTCAGGCAAGCCTCAGGTTTGCCCTTAATCGACCGCTCTTAAGTGCCCTTGCTATTGGGGTCATCCCTGTCGTGGGCTTTATAGCATCAACAAAGATGACGGAGCAGTTCTTTCCGCCATCGGACAGGGATATGTTTCAAATTGAGGTGTATTTGGCCCCCCACGTCAGCCTTGAACATACTCTCGCTCAGGTTAAACAAATGGATAGCGCGCTGCACACATTGGAGGGCGTACTGCAGGTTGATTGGGTTGTCGGGGGGAACACGCCTTCTTTTTATTACAATCTAACCCAACGTCAACAGGGTGCAACCAACTATGCCCAGGCGATGGTCAAAGTGACCGATTTTGAACACGCCAATGCATTAATCCCAAAACTGCAGCAAGACTTTGATGCACGCTTCCCCGACGCTCAGGTATTAGTGAGAAAACTCGAACAGGGCCCCCCTTTTAATGCACCGGTTGAGTTGATGATTTATGGTCCTAACCTCGATACGCTTCGCGATTTGGGTGATGAAATTCGTAATGTCCTGGCCGCCACGCCCGATGTGCTACACACCCGCGCTACATTAAGCGCCGGAGCGCCCAAGGTTTGGCTGCAGGTGAATGAAGATGCCAGCTTAATGAGCGGGTTAAGCCTTACGGATATCGCCAGACAAATCCAAATGTCGACCACGGGAGTGATTGGCGGCAGTGTACTCGAGCAAACCGAATCTCTGCCTATTCGCGTTCGATTAGGCGATGGAAGTCGTGAACAGGCAAATCGGTTATCGGAAATTCAGCTCGTCACCCCATCAGGGCAAGCTGTACCTTTGTCGGCACTGTCCCATAATGAGGTACAAGTCAGCCGCGGCGCCATTCCAAGACGTAATGGCCAGCGAGTGAATACCATTGAAGCCTATATTGTCAGCGGTGTGTTACCCGCACAGGTGCTTGGGGATGTAAAAGCGAAAATTGATGCAATACCGCTGCCACCGGGTTACCGGATTGAAGTAGGCGGCGAGAGCGCAAAACGCAACGAAGCTGTAGGGAATCTATTGTCGAATATCATCCTAGTGATCACTTTGCTGTTTGCGACTGTAGTGCTGTCGTTCAACTCCTTTAGACTCACGGCCATTATCCTCTTTAGCGCAATGCAATCGGCAGGGCTTGGTCTACTCGCAGTGTTTGTGTTTGGTTACCCCTTTGGTTTCCCCGTTATTATTGCGCTATTAGGCTTAATGGGACTGGCAATTAACGCCGCCATTGTGATCTTAGCTGAGCTTGAGGACACCCCGAATGCCAAGGGGGGCGACAAAGAAGTCATCATCAGCACGGTAAGCAGTTGTGGTCGCCATATCAGTTCGACCACAATTACCACTGTCGGAGGATTTATACCGCTCATCATTGCAGGCGGTGGATTTTGGCCGCCCTTTGCTATCGCGATTGCTGGCGGCACATTGTTGACCACACTGCTGTCACTCGTCTGGGTGCCAACAATGTACCTGTTATTAATGGCGCGTAAAACTAAACAGGAAAATCCCGCAACTACAGCGCATCATGGATCAAGTACTGATACAGCTTATCTTTAA
- a CDS encoding efflux RND transporter periplasmic adaptor subunit, whose amino-acid sequence MENSARSHWRVISTAFISMLVLTACQKELTEHANSAQLPTVTTAPLLASSSYQSEQTFTGTIRAGNTTGAGFELSGKISELYVDSGDKVSKGQLLAKLDTRLLDAEHQEIEASLSQTQADINLALSTLKRNEELKKSGYVSEQLLDENRTQLSSLESAKKRLLASQHANQLKLDKSQLRAPFDGIISVRLHNLAEVVSAGSAVFTLVGDVKPEAYIGVPVALASQFNTGQEVDISVQNQRYKATIAGISAEVNTISRTLQLRISLPKDAKVINGEIAYLHQQQTVAQAGYWIPISALTDGIRGRWNIYVVAGAQSPQQIERRDVEILYTTQDMAYVQGAIKPNEQFVTQGLHKLVVGQAVSTLAATR is encoded by the coding sequence ATGGAAAATTCAGCCCGAAGTCATTGGCGTGTAATCAGTACCGCATTTATCAGTATGCTGGTACTTACAGCTTGCCAAAAGGAATTGACTGAACACGCCAATAGCGCGCAGTTGCCAACAGTCACTACAGCGCCATTACTGGCGTCATCTAGCTATCAGAGTGAGCAAACCTTTACTGGCACTATACGTGCGGGTAATACCACTGGGGCAGGATTTGAGTTATCCGGCAAAATAAGCGAACTCTATGTTGACAGTGGTGACAAGGTTAGCAAGGGCCAACTTCTGGCCAAATTAGACACCCGATTATTGGACGCAGAACATCAGGAAATCGAGGCTAGCCTTTCGCAAACCCAAGCGGATATCAACCTTGCCTTGAGCACCCTTAAGCGGAATGAAGAGCTTAAAAAATCTGGCTATGTTTCAGAACAACTGCTCGATGAAAATCGCACACAACTGTCCAGTTTAGAATCGGCAAAAAAACGCTTATTAGCCTCGCAGCATGCTAATCAACTCAAACTCGACAAGTCACAGCTTCGAGCGCCTTTTGATGGCATTATCAGTGTCCGCTTACATAATTTGGCCGAAGTTGTTTCAGCAGGCAGTGCTGTGTTCACCCTAGTCGGTGATGTGAAGCCCGAGGCTTATATCGGCGTGCCCGTAGCACTTGCCAGCCAATTTAATACTGGGCAAGAGGTTGATATCAGTGTGCAAAATCAGCGTTATAAAGCCACCATTGCTGGCATAAGTGCCGAAGTGAATACCATTAGTCGCACACTTCAACTTAGGATCAGCCTGCCAAAAGATGCGAAGGTGATTAATGGCGAAATAGCCTATCTTCACCAACAACAAACTGTTGCCCAAGCCGGTTATTGGATACCAATCTCAGCACTTACCGATGGCATTCGCGGACGCTGGAATATTTATGTGGTAGCAGGCGCTCAATCACCGCAACAAATCGAACGCCGCGATGTAGAAATCCTCTACACCACGCAGGATATGGCCTATGTTCAGGGGGCAATCAAACCCAACGAGCAATTCGTTACCCAAGGGCTACATAAACTAGTCGTCGGTCAAGCTGTCTCAACCTTAGCGGCAACGAGGTAA
- a CDS encoding TetR/AcrR family transcriptional regulator has product MTQQKMSAKPQSRSEQKKQQVLVAAIDLFCSQGFPNTSMDEVAKQAGVSKQTVYSHFGSKDELFVAAIESKCVGHNLNDNLLSDPSQPEAIISQFAQQFGEMIVSPEAITVFKACVAQCESHPEVSRLFFEAGPQHILGMLAEYLAAVETLGQYQFGNPQHAAVRLCMMLFGELKLRLELGLEVESILAERETYIRGCADMFLRAYRC; this is encoded by the coding sequence ATGACTCAGCAAAAAATGAGTGCTAAACCACAGAGCCGAAGTGAGCAAAAAAAACAGCAAGTACTTGTTGCTGCTATTGATTTATTCTGCAGCCAAGGCTTTCCTAATACCAGTATGGATGAGGTGGCTAAGCAGGCTGGGGTATCGAAACAGACGGTGTATTCCCATTTTGGCAGTAAGGATGAGTTGTTTGTCGCTGCAATTGAATCGAAATGCGTTGGTCACAATCTGAATGACAATCTGCTGAGCGATCCTTCACAGCCAGAAGCAATAATCAGCCAATTTGCCCAGCAATTTGGTGAGATGATTGTGAGCCCCGAGGCCATTACCGTATTTAAAGCCTGTGTTGCCCAGTGCGAAAGCCACCCTGAAGTGTCACGGTTATTTTTTGAAGCGGGCCCTCAGCATATTCTCGGCATGTTGGCGGAATATCTGGCCGCCGTTGAAACCTTAGGCCAATATCAGTTCGGCAATCCGCAACATGCAGCGGTACGTTTATGCATGATGCTATTTGGTGAGCTAAAGCTACGATTAGAATTGGGACTTGAGGTAGAGAGCATTTTAGCTGAACGCGAGACTTATATACGCGGTTGTGCCGACATGTTTTTAAGGGCCTATCGCTGCTAA
- a CDS encoding DUF6268 family outer membrane beta-barrel protein: protein MAADAGKGFRPYKLSVTQISTQSTAIDNSATELQRSSLLLNAGANLPLNKQWSVGVRGGYDRLDYDWRNLSVTDGNYNSPLFADSGETWDQIERYRLSAALNYRMDKHWSFMLAPQLQYAFADTASMGDSQSYGVVASAMYAFDSSNMLGLGIAYLNDIDEVRTLPYLALRWQINERWKLANPFQAGFSGPAGLELTYQLNPLWEFGVGNSRRTERFLVSRDNIVVETNEWVSYFRAGWQLTPVIGVNMYAGYYFAGEIEITHQATMDMDNQGAAALDIEFRF, encoded by the coding sequence ATGGCGGCAGATGCGGGTAAAGGCTTTCGCCCCTATAAATTGAGCGTGACTCAAATTAGCACCCAAAGTACGGCGATTGATAATTCAGCGACTGAGCTTCAGCGAAGCAGCTTACTGCTAAACGCGGGGGCGAATTTACCGCTTAATAAGCAATGGTCTGTAGGGGTTAGGGGCGGTTACGATCGACTTGATTATGACTGGCGTAACTTAAGTGTTACAGACGGGAATTATAACTCTCCACTATTTGCTGACTCGGGCGAAACGTGGGACCAAATTGAGCGTTATCGCTTAAGTGCGGCCCTAAACTACCGTATGGATAAACACTGGAGTTTCATGCTCGCACCGCAGCTTCAGTATGCATTTGCTGATACAGCCTCCATGGGAGACAGTCAGAGTTATGGTGTAGTGGCTTCAGCCATGTATGCTTTTGACTCAAGCAATATGTTGGGATTGGGGATTGCCTATCTTAATGATATTGATGAGGTCCGAACCTTGCCATACCTTGCGTTGCGCTGGCAAATTAACGAACGCTGGAAACTGGCTAACCCCTTTCAGGCTGGCTTTAGTGGCCCTGCGGGCTTAGAGCTAACTTATCAACTCAATCCCCTGTGGGAGTTTGGCGTTGGCAATTCTCGCCGTACCGAACGCTTCTTAGTGAGTCGCGATAATATTGTTGTTGAAACCAATGAATGGGTGAGTTATTTCCGGGCTGGTTGGCAGTTAACCCCCGTGATTGGGGTAAATATGTACGCCGGCTATTACTTTGCCGGTGAAATTGAGATAACCCATCAGGCAACTATGGATATGGATAACCAAGGCGCAGCGGCCTTGGATATCGAATTTAGATTCTGA
- a CDS encoding chalcone isomerase family protein, giving the protein MKFFSALTLTAALLSSQFVQAIEVSGVQIADKITLQEQPLTLNGAGIRSKFFMDLYVGSLYVPTHMKTTAEVIDAPIAAIRLNITSGLITSEKMHDAIIEGFEAATADNTTDIQSQIDAFMALFKDEIKLGDQFTFVASKAQGVTAYKNGQEQATIEGEMFRQALLKIWLGEKPAQKSLKEAMLGK; this is encoded by the coding sequence TCGTTCAGGCGATAGAAGTATCTGGAGTTCAAATTGCTGACAAGATAACCCTGCAAGAACAGCCACTAACCCTAAATGGCGCAGGTATTCGCAGCAAATTTTTTATGGATTTATATGTTGGCAGTCTCTATGTGCCAACCCACATGAAAACCACTGCTGAAGTTATCGACGCACCGATTGCAGCAATTCGCCTTAATATCACCTCCGGTTTAATCACCTCAGAAAAAATGCATGATGCGATCATCGAAGGGTTTGAAGCCGCTACGGCTGACAATACTACCGACATCCAGTCGCAAATTGATGCCTTTATGGCGCTGTTTAAGGATGAAATTAAGTTAGGCGATCAATTCACCTTTGTTGCCAGCAAGGCACAAGGGGTCACCGCCTATAAAAATGGCCAAGAACAGGCCACTATCGAAGGTGAGATGTTCCGCCAAGCATTACTCAAAATTTGGCTTGGCGAAAAACCCGCCCAGAAAAGCCTAAAAGAGGCGATGCTGGGCAAATAA